A window from Carassius carassius chromosome 40, fCarCar2.1, whole genome shotgun sequence encodes these proteins:
- the LOC132121909 gene encoding retinol-binding protein 3-like: MAQALFLLASLLFFSNVAHSDFSPTLIVDMAKILMDNYCSPEKLAGMEEAIDAASGNTEILSISDPVSLASVLTDGVKQTIFDSRVQVTYEPDYIPVKPPAIPDIPPEQLAEMIKGTVKAEVLDGNIGYLKIQHIIGEEMAQKVGPVLLEYIWDKILPSSAMILDFRSAITGELSGIPYIVSYYTDPEPLIHIDSVYDRTSDVTIELWSMPTLLGKRYGTSKPLIILTSKNTLGIAEDVAYCLKNLKRATILGENTAGGSIKINKIKVGDTDFYVTVPVAKSINPITGKSWEVNGVAPDVEVAAEDALDAAIAIIKLRAEIPGLVQAAAELVADNYAFPSIGDIVAEKLRADAASGEYNLIPTKKELEVKLSADLLKLSGDKCLKATSNIPALSPKNLTPEMFLELIKVSFHTDVFENNIGYLRFDMFGDFEHVAKIIAEHVWNKVVDTDALIIDLRNNLGGSTSSIAGFCSYFFDEDKQIVLDHVYDRPSNTTRDLLTLTQLTGRRFGSKKSVIVLTSGVTAGAAEEFVFIMKRLGRAMIIGETTHGGCHPPESFSVGESDIFLSIPISHSDTAQGPSWEGAGIAPHIPVPADAALDTAKSILNKHFSGQK, from the exons ATGGCTCAAGCTCTATTTCTACTAGCATCGCTGCTGTTCTTCAGCAATGTGGCTCACTCTGATTTCTCTCCAACACTTATTGTGGATATGGCAAAAATTCTAATGGACAACTACTGCTCACCAGAAAAACTTGCTGGCATGGAAGAGGCAATTGACGCTGCAAGTGGTAACACGGAGATCCTCAGCATTTCAGATCCTGTCTCCCTTGCCAGTGTTCTGACTGATGGGGTTAAACAAACTATTTTTGATTCCAGAGTGCAAGTCACATATGAGCCAGATTACATACCTGTAAAACCCCCAGCTATCCCTGACATCCCACCAGAACAACTGGCCGAAATGATCAAAGGCACTGTCAAAGCTGAGGTCCTGGATGGTAACATTGGTTACTTGAAGATCCAACACATCATTGGAGAGGAGATGGCTCAGAAAGTTGGGCCTGTTTTGCTGGAGTACATCTGGGATAAAATCCTCCCATCATCCGCCATGATTCTTGACTTCCGCAGTGCAATCACCGGTGAGCTGTCTGGAATCCCATACATTGTGTCCTACTATACCGATCCTGAGCCTCTTATCCACATTGATTCTGTGTACGATCGCACCTCCGATGTCACCATAGAGCTTTGGTCCATGCCGACCCTATTGGGGAAAAGATATGGCACCTCCAAACCCTTGATCATTCTGACAAGCAAGAATACTCTTGGGATTGCAGAAGATGTTGCATACTGCCTTAAAAACCTGAAAAGGGCCACCATCCTTGGGGAGAACACAGCTGGGGGAAGTataaaaatcaacaaaatcaAGGTGGGTGACACGGACTTCTATGTGACTGTGCCAGTTGCTAAGTCTATTAACCCCATCACTGGCAAGAGCTGGGAGGTCAATGGAGTTGCACCAGATGTTGAAGTTGCTGCAGAAGATGCCCTTGATGCTGCAATTGCAATCATTAAACTCCGTGCTGAAATCCCAGGGTTGGTTCAAGCGGCAGCCGAACTGGTTGCAGACAACTATGCATTTCCGAGCATCGGGGACATTGTTGCTGAGAAGCTGAGAGCTGATGCGGCTAGTGGGGAATACAACCTGATCCCCACAAAGAAAGAACTGGAAGTAAAGCTCTCTGCTGACCTCCTAAAACTTTCAGGAGACAAGTGTCTGAAGGCCACCAGCAATATCCCCGCACTTTCTCCAAAG AATCTCACGCCTGAGATGTTCCTTGAGCTCATCAAAGTTTCGTTCCACACTGATGTGTTTGAAAACAACATTGGTTACCTTCGCTTTGACATGTTTGGAGACTTTGAACATGTTGCTAAGATCATTGCGGAGCACGTCTGGAATAAAGTGGTTGATACTGACGCACTGATCATTGATTTGAG GAACAATCTTGGTGGGTCCACCTCCTCCATTGCTGGCTTCTGCTCATACTTCTTTGATGAAGACAAGCAGATTGTTCTCGACCACGTGTACGACAGACCCTCCAATACCACAAGAGATCTTCTGACCCTTACACAACTTACTG GCAGGAGATTCGGCAGCAAAAAGAGTGTGATAGTCCTCACCAGTGGTGTGACCGCTGGTGCCGCCGAGGAGTTTGTTTTTATCATGAAGAGGCTGGGACGTGCAATGATTATTGGAGAGACAACCCATGGAGGTTGCCACCCCCCAGAGTCCTTCAGTGTTGGTGAAAGCGACATCTTTCTATCTATTCCAATCAGCCATTCAGACACTGCTCAGGGCCCTTCCTGGGAGGGTGCTGGCATTGCTCCTCACATTCCAGTGCCCGCTGATGCCGCCCTCGACACAGCGAAGAGCATCCTCAATAAGCATTTTTCTGGCCAAAAATAA